The window AGTTCCCCCTTGAGAACAGCCACCTTTCCCTGAAGTGAGAATCGTCAAACCCATCTTGAACATGACAGTCACCTGTGAAGACAGTTAGCTCGCCCTTTCGATGGCCTTTCAAAAGTCGGTTGAGGTCAGGGTAACGTCCCCATCGTACTCCAGCTACTTGTTCCACATTAGACAGCTCTCCCAGAACTTCTTCCCTCAGCTGCCGGAAAGACACTATAGACTTGTGGCCAGCAGGCAGGGCTGACCTTAGTATTCTCTGCATATTCAAGCCCTGGGTCAGAGCTTCTAGTGGGCGgggctgctggtctcctggccTAACTAAGGAGCATCGTTTGGGGTTCAACTTTCGAGCAAACAATTTAGCAGCCTCCCATGCCCGCAAGTCATCACCCAGCCAGAGTACAATTCGCCGAAACTGTTCCAGGTAAGGGAGTAGGGTAGGGGGCAAACAGGCAAATCCTCGAGGTAGTGCCAGTGTGGGCAGCCCTGTGGCCTGATGCAAAGCCAGGCTATCCAGCTCCCGACTGGTTAAAACCACCTCCACATCTCGCTGGTTGATCAATGGCAACCCAAATAAGTTATGGTAGACACTGGGTCGAGGAAGAGTGGTCTCCACGTAGCAGACACCATCCCCTTTACCTTCTGCCTTCAGCAGCTTCAGTCCCCTAAGACTCAAGCCCCCTGGGGAAAACCATGGAAAGACCAAGCTTCTGGCAGCTCGAAGATAGCGCACACTGAAGTGCTTCAGTGTGGCATCAGACACCTTTGCCAGGTTGAACATTGTACGGGCCATGTGAATCTCTTCCTGGTCTGGCAATTCAGGGAGTGGCACTGCCCGATCCCAGATCCTTAGCACATCAACACTTTGGCTGTCTACAGCCTCACTTCCTCTACCCTCACTAGCCCAGGACCCAGCTGCGCCACCCTCCACAGACGCCTGGAAGTCCTCCCAGTTGCCCTCGGCCAGGCTGCCAGTGCAAAGGAAGTGGCCTGTGGTCTTGTCAATGAAAAGAGTGTGGGGGCTGCCCTCAGTCCAGTTCTTTGCCTCTGGGCCCCGTGGCCCCAGGAATGGGCTGGGTGTTCGCAGGCAGCTGTGTCCATCCTGGAATGGGATACCCCGGGACCGAAGATATTGCCGTATCTCGGCTGCAGTGACAAGCACCACGGGTATTTCAGGGGCTGGCAGAACCTCCTTCCGATAGGTCCTACGAGGCGGTCCGGGTTTTGGACCCCGGGGGAGGCCCCTGCACCCTATCCATGTTATGGGCCACCGAAAAGTCAGCAGGGCCCGCAAGGAGCACCCGCTTTGGGGAGAGATCCACATCTCAGCCTGGCTCCTAGGATAGGAAAAAAAGGGGGCGATGCTACCCGGAGTTTCTCAGCCGAGGAGGCCTACCATCAATCACACAatcattaagcacttgctgtgtgccaggcaccacggTCGGAACAGAACCCCTGCCCTTCCATAGCCTTTTCCCGGTGGGGCCCCAATCTCTCACGGGCTCACCAGTCTCCAGGACCGCTCCTTCCCGAGTTAGGACCCTAACTTTCATGACCTCCCTACAACCCCTGACCCCACTGGGTTCTCCGTTCCACCGTATTCCCCCCTCCCGGGACTTGCCTCCATGGGCATGAGGCTCTACGGGTTAATCCTCCCACTCCCCAAGGGCCCAGGAGCCTTCTCGAGAGCTCGCCCAAACACCGCGCCAGGGATCCTTAGCTCCCAGCCCCGAGACGCCAACGCCAACAACGTGGGATCCAGTCGCGTGCTACAGTCACCGACCTCGGAAGCAAAACTCTGCGAGCTCGAGAGTGACCTCCCCAGCGCCGGAAGTCAGGCGGCTCCGCCCCGCCCCCTTCTCCCAACATCCATTCCCGCTCCCCAACTTCCGGCTCCCGCTTCCAAGGTTCCAGGAGTTTTGGCGTCCGGGCACGTCGGAGCGGCCATGACGGCCCGCGGGACTCCGAGTCGCTTCCTTGGCAGCGTCCTATACAACGGACTGGGCCGCTACGTGCAGCAGCTGCAACGTCTCAGCCTCAGGGTCAGCCGTGACTCTCCTTCCTCCCGCGGCGCCAGGTGGGGGCTGTGCGCCTACAGTTGACCCCTGACCCCATGTCcgccttcccctctcccctcgcGTAGACTCGGGAAAGGGCTTAGGTCGGGGAGGCCCCTGGGGGCAAGAGGGCTCGGAAGCGCCCTGACCCGCGCGTACGTTTTCCCTCCGCCCGCAGGGAGTTTGTGGAGCAGCACGTGACGGACTTCGCACGGAGGAACCCGGGGGTCGTGGTCTACGTGACGGCGAAGAAATGCCACGCGCCCCTGCTGGTGGCGGAGTATCGTGAGTCCCGGGACCGGGGCGATGGGCGGGGGCTCggggccgggggagggggggcgagCGGGCGGGGAGAGGGACCTGACCCGGGGGGTCTCTCTTCTTTGTGCCTCCTCGCCGTGGCGGTAGTGAACGGCTCCGTTCAGGAGGTAGCTGTCGGTAATAAGACGGTCGAGGAGATCGCCACGCTGATCCAGAAGCTCGCCGACCAGTCGGGCCTGGACGTGATACGCATTCGGAAGCCCTACCACACGCACCACCCCAGTATCCAGGGGCAGTGGCACCCCTTTACCAACAGGCCTCCCCAGCTGGGCAGGGAAGGCATCACCTGTGGCCCTGACCGTCAGCCCCAATAAAACCTATTTATTTCCGCCGAGAGGCCTCGCCTTTTCCTTTACTTCTCGGTTCGCCCCCCACTCCCCGCCTCCCCCATAGTCCCAGTCAGGCTTTTCTGAAAGGGGGCCCTCTTTCACCTGAACACCTCCCACCTTGACTTTGGGGTGGCTAGAAGGAGCTCTGGATTTACAATCATGGGTTCCCTTTCTAGAAGCACCTCCGTGAACTTAGGCTAACCAGTTTATCACTTAGAACCAATGTCcttgtttcttctccctctgtcctaTCACACTTAGGAATCTCCAGGGTTCGTTTATGGAGATGATTTCCAGGTAGATCCTCACCTCTCCCAAACTCCACTCTCACTCTTGGACTCATACCCAACGGTGTCTCAGAAATATCTCATTCATTAGGTCTAAATTGATCTCTACTTTTACCCCTAAGCACTCTTTTCCAACCTTCCTTATTATTGTTGAGCCACCTCTCTTGCACACGTTGGACATACCATTCTACCTTCAAGACATGTCATTTCTACATTCATCTATCGTTCACCTGTTCAACTCCACACTCCCAGAGCacaggttctcatcacctcatgcctggtcTGTTGGTAATAGCCTCTTgatgggtctccctgcctcttctGTCTatccccattctaatccatcttccaccaAGGTGCCAAATGATTTTCCTAGAGTAAATTTGaccatccttctctctctttctctctctctctctctctctctctctctctctctctctctcacacacacacacacacacccccaccccattccatcTGGTCTTACTTTACCCTAGCACCATATACTCCCATACAGGTTCGCTGGCCTTCACCACAACACTCCGTGTCTTTGGACTGGTTGTGCTCATGCGTGCAATACTCTCCCTCACACCTATTGGTTTCTTCTCACCCGGTGTGGGCCCAGCTTGCCTCTTCCTTCAGAGGTCCTCTCTCTGCTCTGTACACATCTTTTATGTACCTAGTTGTTTCTCTCATTAGGTGTCCCTTAGGGCAGGGACagcatttctgcctttctttgtattccacaGTTTAGCATAATATCTGggatattattatatatgtttaatagggacatctgaaaaagaaggaaattctaTGAACTGAGGTAcattctgaaataattttttccaggggcagctaggtggtgcagtggataaagcactggccctggattcaggaggacctgagttcaaatctggcctcaaacacttgacacttactagctgtgtgaccctgggcaagtcacttaatccccattgccctgcaaaaaaaagacaaaaacccccAACCCAACAATAATCTTTTCCACCTCCTTGGGGGAGGTGATGAGAATTTTGGTCCTGGATTGTTAGAGCAACTGGTGACCTGTTTGGGTTTGCTCCCACCCCAGGGCCACCCGTAAAGGTTAAGAATTTAAAACTTGTGCAAGTACTCAGTGACAAGCTCAGCACTCGGGCAACTGCAGACCTAGAATACCATAAGATGGGCTGATCATGTCGTGACCCGGACAGACTACAAGGCTTGGAGAGAACTACTTCCCAATCAGCCCTGAGGTGGAAGCCAGTTAACCTTTTTCCTGAGGAGCTTCTCATTCCTTGATGCCAAGTTCCTTCCCAGGTATTTCTACCCTGGCCTGTCCCAATGGGAAGGCAGAAAAGCTCAAAAACTAACAGTGACTTTCTTTGGCCAGAATCCAGAGAATTGTACTGAGATCATTGTTCTTGCCCCTTGGGTAAAGACTGCTGAGCTGTGGGAATATATCCCATGGGGCAGAGCTTTGCAGCAAGACATCTGTTTTATTTCCCAGCAGCCTGAGAAGTGCCATGGTACGAATTGGACAAATACAACAAGGTTTAGAGGACATTATTTACTGACCAACAGGAAAGAAGTGGGGAGATGAGCCCatgtcccaccccctccccagctgAGCTTCTGCTATCTGTCCTCTGCCCTACTCTTTCCTCCCCCTGGGGGCTAGTAATAAAATAGAGCCCTTCCAAGGTTCTCATAATAAATACATTCGGCTGGGGTGAGGGAAGGGCTCATGGTGCTGTTTGCAGGGCAGTAAAAACATGGTCCTCTTGGGTTGTCTCCCAGCATCAATGATAACAGTCATCATCCTGGTCCAAAAGGATTAACAACCCCAGTCAGGGGTTTTTGATTGTCCCACCTCATCCTGGGGTCTCACACCTTCACTGACCCGAGGACCCCTACAGCACCACAGTGAAGTAGGACAGAGGCAGGACCAAGGAATCCCATCTCCCAGCCTGCCTACTACCTACCCTTTGCATAGTTCcagtgggagtgggagggagatgGTCTTGGGGGGAGTCACTCCCATGAAATGTCCATGGACCAAACATGTCAGAAACAGGTTGGGAACCCCAGGCAATGAGGGGAGGGACAGTGCCGCCCCCATCTCATTCTTGGCAGGGCCTGGGGGGCTCAGAGTGTGCGTGTGTAACCTTGTTTATGAGCATGTCTAGGTATGAGCAGATATGTGAGGTGTGCGTGGAGAAGACAAGTTGAGAGCTGTGTGCCGCTTCCTCAGTGCCAGATTTGGAGATAAAAGTCCTGAGAGGGGGTGGGCGTGGGGTGTCATCACAGAGGATCGAGGTTGGAAGGGGAAAACTGGATGGAATCGGGCAAGGTGTGTGTGCCCCTGAACTATAAGTAATATAATCCAAGTACCTATGGGAAAAGGGGAGGGTGCATCACCTAAGCAGACCCATGCACACCAGGCACACTCCCTCACAAACATGCACTCGCACTGCTCAGGTGGTTGGAATGCTAGACCTTCTATCCAGCACAGAGGGGGCTGTTGGGCACATTGTGGGGAGCAGGGTCTCAGACTTCTCCAGTCACCATTAGAACTCAGCACCGAGGCAGGAGGTAGGAAGCAGACAGCAAACATGGGAGACTCTGCTGCAGCTGCCCTCTGCCCTCAGCCCAACATGCAGCTGCAGTGCTGGAAAGAGACAGGGGCTCTCTGAAACAGTATGGTCACCGGGCAAGAGGCCCTGTCTGCATGCCAACTGCCCAGCCTGGGGGAAGAAGGAAGTCGTAGAATTCCAGCTACCTCCCACCCAGTTTCTTAGGAATTAGGGGGCGGTTGGTGCTCCACAAGCAGACCTACCTCTCTGTAGCTCACTCTGAGGTCACAGGTTCTGCAAAGGGTGGTTGAGGGAAGGCTGAAGGCCTGGGGGCCTAGACCCCTGACCAATGGCCCATTCACTCATTTTGGAGTGGTCTCAAGAGGGACATGGAAAGATGTTCTGCTATGTGGTACAGGGCAAGGATGGCCTGGACCCCTCTAGGAGGGGGTGAAGGGCAGGGCTAAGGCCCAGAAGGCTAACGGCTAAAGGAGCTGCTTGAACGGAGGCTGGAGAGGACGAGTCAGGGTCTGGACGGcaggtggggctgggggagggagaggaagggccTAGGCCAGGAGGCCAAGGCTAGAGCCCAGGGTAAATGGGGAGGGTGGCTTAGACAGAGCTCTCATCCAGCCTCTCCACCAGCTGTGTGTGCTTCCGTTTCTCCAGAATTCGGCTGAGCTCCTCCGTGAAGGAGCAAGGGAGAGTAGGTGCTCGGTCCTCGCTCTGCTGCAGTAACACATAACTGTTACCGTTCATCCTCCTCAGACGGCTGGGCAGCGCAGCCAGCCCATTGGAGAGCTCGGTAGGGggcggagggggtgggggaggaggaggggctgGGGTACCCTCCCCGGGAATTATCCGGAGGCCACCGCCCTCAGGTCCTCTGGCCCCATctgtcccctcttccccttcatcCTCCTCCCCAGGGCACTGACCGGAGACCGTCTGCAGTTGGACAGCAGAGCCCCCTGCCCGGCCAGTGCCCCTGGCCAGTGAATACTTGCGTCGGTGGCCACTGCCTCGAAGGCAGGCGacatagagaagcatggaagcCAGAACGAGGCAGAGGCTGCCCAGGGCTGCGATGATCAACACGTAGAGGAGCCGAACGTCTGCGGAGAGGCGGGCGccgggggctgggggctgggggcctGGGGCCactggggcgggggcggggagggcTCGCTGCACCGTGAGGCCGTAGGAGGCCAGCAGGGTACGGAGCCCGTTCTCCTCTGCGAAGCAGCTGTAGTGACCGCTGTGCTCCGGCCGGGTGTCCATCACCAGTAAGCCATCCACACCCACACGGTAGCCATCCCTCCCATCCATCAGCATCCGACTGCCATTGAGGAGCCAGGAGGCCCGGGCCAGATTGGATGGCTGGTCACAGGGTAGGAGCACATCATCCCCCCTCAGCACAGATCGGTTCCTGGCTGGCAGATGTGGTTCTAGAGGCAGGAAGGAGATGAAGGCCTGATTGTTGGGGCAGGGGACTGGCAGAGGCCCCCAGCTGGGAACAGCCTTCAAACAGGATGACTAGAGAAGGACGCCAGGAGGAGACTTAGAGAGAAGTAGGCTCCCATGCCTGCTGCTCTGAGAAGAGCTGACGCCTGTAGCTATGCCCACCGAGAGCCCTGCAGGCCCGTTACCTGCATCCGTGCTGTCCTCACAGCCACGATTGCCTCTTTCCATGTCCTGTATCAGAGCTGtcctggggaggagagggggagaaagcacGATCGGACTTGTCGATTCTGTTTCCCCAGTAAAAGAAACCCAAGGCTGAGATCTGCCCCCCGCttgccttcccccatccccatccacCCAGAGGTCCGGATGAACAATGGCCGCCTCCACCCTTATCGGCCCCCGGTACCTGTTGGCCACCACAGTGGCTTCCTGGCAGGCCCGGATGCCGGGATCCCAGCCACAGTAGGGGTCCCGGGCCAGGATACAATCGTAACAGGAGCTATACCTGGAGCAGCGGGACAGTGGCATCTGGACAAGCCCATTAGGGGCCCCCACGTATAGGCTGTGCTGGGGCCACAAGGAGGCAGTGGTTAGTAACGCCCTCTCACCACCCACACAAGGAAAGCTGTGACACCCCCCCACCTTTTTCCTCCTGATACCAGCATGGCTGGTGGCAGCATACCTGGAGGGAGCTGAGGCAAGTAAGGGGAGTACCTGGGCAAGTGAGATGACCAGGTTCTCCACAGGCTGGGGCTCCATGAACACCTGGGCTTCCTCAATAATGTGCATGCCAAGGCTTAAGACCACAGCTTTGTGGATCCAGCCATCAGCTGAGAGAGGTTGGGAGCAGGAGCAAAAGTCAAGGCCACACCAGGATGACTCCCCCTCATCCATCCCCTTCCCAGGGGCAAAAACTTCAGCAGGCTGGGGATGAATGGGTGGAGGAGTGCTGGGGTGAGTAGGGGATCAGAACTGGTGTAGGAACTGGAGGCTGGGGTATATCCCGTGGCTAGGAGTTGGTTGGGGAGACTTTTGAGAAATGGCTGTTAGCGGGGTCAGGAGGAGATTGTCATCCCCAAGGTCACACCTGTCCCCAGGAAGAGCACATCGTAAGTCGGGCCAGCTGGCACAGTGACAGGGGTCCCCACGAGCCGAGTATATCGAACGTTCCGCTTCAGCAGGAGGGGCCGCCCCCGGGCTGGCCCCACACCCCGAGCCATGAGTGGGTGCAACTTCACAAAGTCCAGGACAGGGGAGGGCAGGTCCTGAGAGGAGTTGTAGCCCCGCCTTCGGAGGCCATCTGTGATACACTGTGGGAGGTAGGGGCACAGGTGAGGGGGCTGCTTCTTCTTGGGCTGGACACCCAGGGAGGAATCCTCCTAAGGCCCAGCCTTGAGGGGTCACAACCCCTTTCTAGGATCatcttacagacaaggaaactgaggctgagagaaagggaatgacCTGCCCAAGTTCATGGAGGTAGTAAATAGTAGGgctagaatctgaactcaggtcctgacttcAACCCCAGACTGCCATCTCTAAGTGCCCAGACAAACACCCTCAATGGGCAGAAGGAAGGCTCCAGAGGAACAAAGGGATCTTTCCCTACCCCCACGCCCCCAGATCTGcttgaggagaaaatggaggtctAAGTAAAgcagggccccccccccccagcccttaCCGAGCCTGGCCGGGGCTCTGGCACAGCCCCATCATAGCGACCCCAGCGACGTGTACCATCCTGGTATTCCATGTAGGGGCCAGAGAAGGATGCCTGAACATCAGACAGGTCATAACGACAAACGGCTGAGGCCTCTAGGGTCCTcctgggaggtgggaggaggggaggactgATTCAGACCCCAGAACCAGTTTGCCCTCTCCTCAGCTTTCTGCGATCTGGGGcagaaagtgggggtggggtgggggaaggcccTCCTCTCTGCCCTTGGACTTTGTGGCTGAGTGGCCATTACTGAACAGCCAGCTGAGCCACCCCCACTCTCTCAGCCATTGACAGAGGTCAACGTGCTTGAAATTCTCCCTTTGCAGCCAATCCACCCCCTCAAGTATTCCTCACCAGGTTGGCAGGGCTGGAAATACCCAGAAATCTGATCCTGAGGTCATCCCACCTCTAAATACCAGTTGTCCTCTCAGAGGTGAGGTAGTCATGTGATCCAATCCCTAGACTTCCCTCACAATGACTCCCCAACTCACCCCCCACCTTCTTCCCCAATTACTTGAATTACTTGAGGGTTCTCTCCAttccagacccccccccccactgccccaTTCTCCTCTAACACTGACCACTGAGCAGCCAGGCTAAATGCTGCATAGAAGCGTGTGTGGGCCCAGGAACCTCCATCCAGGCTACAGACGCTACGCAGGGTCTCGTATAAGGGGATGTGACAAGCCAGTCGGGCCTTCAGAAAAGATGTCCACTTCTTCTGTAGGATTTTCTTCCCACCGAGGTCACCCTAGAGCCAGGGGAGGAGTGGGCTCAGCCATCATGATGGGGTCACAGGCTCTGGGGAAGCCTCCACCTCAAACTGCCCTGTGTCCTCTGGTCCCTGGCTTACCTTGCAAACGCGGGCTACACGGGCTACCCGGTGGCCCCGGCTCTGGGAGAAGCCACTACCTTCCTCTGTGGCACGCTCCGTGAAGAAATAATAGACTTTGTCGTCATCTCCCACAGTGCTGGCCTCACTTTCCCGGATGAGGACGGAAAATACAAACTCTGCATCTGGAGGGGCAGAGGCTCCTTGTACCACCCAAACTGTACCAAGCACCTCCTCAGAGAAAGGACCCCACGAGGATTTCCTCCAGGTTCCTTAACCTCCACTTCTCCAAATAAATGTCATGTACATTAATCTAGAACATTCTGACTGGGTCTGGGGGTTGGGATGAAGATGAAGGGAAGGGCCCAGCTGGGTCTGAAACAGACATTTTAAGctagagaaaaaataacaacagaaacaCAGCTCTCCTTGCCCccatcccctttctcctccctgtcCAGCCATCTCCATGTTTTACCAGCTTTACCTAGGGTCTAGGTGCTGGGCTTGCTTGCCCCTCAGTCTGGAAAACTCCTACCAGCCCCAGCCTGGGCCTCTTCACCTTCCCAGGCCCCCCCGGCTCTGAACCTGGAGCCTCAATGCCCCAGTCACCACCTCTGCTCCCCTTACCATTGAGCCAGTGGAGGGGGGACTCCTCAGTTCGTAGGGATCGGGGGTGACGGCTGCGACGAATGTCAGGTATGCTCCGGAACTCATATCTTGTGGCAGTGTAGAGGCCACCATCTAGGGGCAAGGAGACAGCAAACACAGGGTCATGTGTTACCTCAGTGTTGTAGAGGTCAGCTCTTAAGGggcgtgtgtgcgcgcgcgcgcgcgcacgcacacacacacacacacacacacacacacggagctGTCTGACCCAGGCAGACCATGGCATTTATACCACCCAAGGGGAGTCCATGTTAACTCTGTGGGGACATGGGGGCATCTGACATGggatatcacacacacacacacacacacacacacacacacacacacacacggcaccCACCAACGATCAGCCCTGTGTAGCCCCTGGCTGGGTCATAGGGACACTTTTCCTTGCCCTCCTCAAAGCTAGGAGGTAAAGTGAAGGCTTCAGAATCCTAGAGAAAGACAA is drawn from Dromiciops gliroides isolate mDroGli1 chromosome 2, mDroGli1.pri, whole genome shotgun sequence and contains these coding sequences:
- the TWNK gene encoding twinkle protein, mitochondrial — protein: MWISPQSGCSLRALLTFRWPITWIGCRGLPRGPKPGPPRRTYRKEVLPAPEIPVVLVTAAEIRQYLRSRGIPFQDGHSCLRTPSPFLGPRGPEAKNWTEGSPHTLFIDKTTGHFLCTGSLAEGNWEDFQASVEGGAAGSWASEGRGSEAVDSQSVDVLRIWDRAVPLPELPDQEEIHMARTMFNLAKVSDATLKHFSVRYLRAARSLVFPWFSPGGLSLRGLKLLKAEGKGDGVCYVETTLPRPSVYHNLFGLPLINQRDVEVVLTSRELDSLALHQATGLPTLALPRGFACLPPTLLPYLEQFRRIVLWLGDDLRAWEAAKLFARKLNPKRCSLVRPGDQQPRPLEALTQGLNMQRILRSALPAGHKSIVSFRQLREEVLGELSNVEQVAGVRWGRYPDLNRLLKGHRKGELTVFTGPTGSGKTTFISEYALDLCTQGVNTLWGSFEISNVRLARIMLTQFAMGRLEERLEEYDEWADRFEDLALYFMTFHGQQNIRTVVDTMQHAVYVYDICHVIIDNLQFMMGQEQLSTDRIAAQDYIIGAFRKFATDNGCHVTLVIHPRKEDNDKELQTASIFGSAKASQEADNVLILQDKKLTTGPGKRYLQVAKNRFDGDVGVFPLEFNKSSLTFSTPAKGKARLKKVKDNEPDPPKPPSRKGGGATGKQKDKVAQTPPP
- the MRPL43 gene encoding 39S ribosomal protein L43, mitochondrial, with the translated sequence MTARGTPSRFLGSVLYNGLGRYVQQLQRLSLRVSRDSPSSRGAREFVEQHVTDFARRNPGVVVYVTAKKCHAPLLVAEYLNGSVQEVAVGNKTVEEIATLIQKLADQSGLDVIRIRKPYHTHHPSIQGQWHPFTNRPPQLGREGITCGPDRQPQ
- the SEMA4G gene encoding semaphorin-4G isoform X1, yielding MWEGLGPLLLCLLMVSSAPGPPSRRPARELDATPRTTIPYEELSEARHFGGHAHNYSTLLLEEASGRLLVGARGALFSLNAQDIGDGTHREIRWEASPETQSECVRKGRNNQTECFNHVRFLQRLNATHLYACGTHAFQPLCAVIDSEAFTLPPSFEEGKEKCPYDPARGYTGLIVDGGLYTATRYEFRSIPDIRRSRHPRSLRTEESPLHWLNDAEFVFSVLIRESEASTVGDDDKVYYFFTERATEEGSGFSQSRGHRVARVARVCKGDLGGKKILQKKWTSFLKARLACHIPLYETLRSVCSLDGGSWAHTRFYAAFSLAAQWRTLEASAVCRYDLSDVQASFSGPYMEYQDGTRRWGRYDGAVPEPRPGSCITDGLRRRGYNSSQDLPSPVLDFVKLHPLMARGVGPARGRPLLLKRNVRYTRLVGTPVTVPAGPTYDVLFLGTADGWIHKAVVLSLGMHIIEEAQVFMEPQPVENLVISLAQHSLYVGAPNGLVQMPLSRCSRYSSCYDCILARDPYCGWDPGIRACQEATVVANRTALIQDMERGNRGCEDSTDAEPHLPARNRSVLRGDDVLLPCDQPSNLARASWLLNGSRMLMDGRDGYRVGVDGLLVMDTRPEHSGHYSCFAEENGLRTLLASYGLTVQRALPAPAPVAPGPQPPAPGARLSADVRLLYVLIIAALGSLCLVLASMLLYVACLRGSGHRRKYSLARGTGRAGGSAVQLQTVSGQCPGEEDEGEEGTDGARGPEGGGLRIIPGEGTPAPPPPPPPPPPTELSNGLAALPSRLRRMNGNSYVLLQQSEDRAPTLPCSFTEELSRILEKRKHTQLVERLDESSV
- the SEMA4G gene encoding semaphorin-4G isoform X2; the encoded protein is MAHLRCCLLHEAFAESPHPPELSEARHFGGHAHNYSTLLLEEASGRLLVGARGALFSLNAQDIGDGTHREIRWEASPETQSECVRKGRNNQTECFNHVRFLQRLNATHLYACGTHAFQPLCAVIDSEAFTLPPSFEEGKEKCPYDPARGYTGLIVDGGLYTATRYEFRSIPDIRRSRHPRSLRTEESPLHWLNDAEFVFSVLIRESEASTVGDDDKVYYFFTERATEEGSGFSQSRGHRVARVARVCKGDLGGKKILQKKWTSFLKARLACHIPLYETLRSVCSLDGGSWAHTRFYAAFSLAAQWRTLEASAVCRYDLSDVQASFSGPYMEYQDGTRRWGRYDGAVPEPRPGSCITDGLRRRGYNSSQDLPSPVLDFVKLHPLMARGVGPARGRPLLLKRNVRYTRLVGTPVTVPAGPTYDVLFLGTADGWIHKAVVLSLGMHIIEEAQVFMEPQPVENLVISLAQHSLYVGAPNGLVQMPLSRCSRYSSCYDCILARDPYCGWDPGIRACQEATVVANRTALIQDMERGNRGCEDSTDAEPHLPARNRSVLRGDDVLLPCDQPSNLARASWLLNGSRMLMDGRDGYRVGVDGLLVMDTRPEHSGHYSCFAEENGLRTLLASYGLTVQRALPAPAPVAPGPQPPAPGARLSADVRLLYVLIIAALGSLCLVLASMLLYVACLRGSGHRRKYSLARGTGRAGGSAVQLQTVSGQCPGEEDEGEEGTDGARGPEGGGLRIIPGEGTPAPPPPPPPPPPTELSNGLAALPSRLRRMNGNSYVLLQQSEDRAPTLPCSFTEELSRILEKRKHTQLVERLDESSV
- the SEMA4G gene encoding semaphorin-4G isoform X3 — translated: MKPLLNPHTHQIRWEASPETQSECVRKGRNNQTECFNHVRFLQRLNATHLYACGTHAFQPLCAVIDSEAFTLPPSFEEGKEKCPYDPARGYTGLIVDGGLYTATRYEFRSIPDIRRSRHPRSLRTEESPLHWLNDAEFVFSVLIRESEASTVGDDDKVYYFFTERATEEGSGFSQSRGHRVARVARVCKGDLGGKKILQKKWTSFLKARLACHIPLYETLRSVCSLDGGSWAHTRFYAAFSLAAQWRTLEASAVCRYDLSDVQASFSGPYMEYQDGTRRWGRYDGAVPEPRPGSCITDGLRRRGYNSSQDLPSPVLDFVKLHPLMARGVGPARGRPLLLKRNVRYTRLVGTPVTVPAGPTYDVLFLGTADGWIHKAVVLSLGMHIIEEAQVFMEPQPVENLVISLAQHSLYVGAPNGLVQMPLSRCSRYSSCYDCILARDPYCGWDPGIRACQEATVVANRTALIQDMERGNRGCEDSTDAEPHLPARNRSVLRGDDVLLPCDQPSNLARASWLLNGSRMLMDGRDGYRVGVDGLLVMDTRPEHSGHYSCFAEENGLRTLLASYGLTVQRALPAPAPVAPGPQPPAPGARLSADVRLLYVLIIAALGSLCLVLASMLLYVACLRGSGHRRKYSLARGTGRAGGSAVQLQTVSGQCPGEEDEGEEGTDGARGPEGGGLRIIPGEGTPAPPPPPPPPPPTELSNGLAALPSRLRRMNGNSYVLLQQSEDRAPTLPCSFTEELSRILEKRKHTQLVERLDESSV